From a single Mangifera indica cultivar Alphonso chromosome 19, CATAS_Mindica_2.1, whole genome shotgun sequence genomic region:
- the LOC123202732 gene encoding E3 ubiquitin-protein ligase APD2-like isoform X1 — translation MFRAVLAPPMRHRQRWQESWARLIPPLTLWICVTVSLRYGYYGDCRMVLGPSASRLMKASSVFVKQVEVRDDDKKGVLLYGFCEKPELSFETNWSVSKVLIVGSYRRKGFSLWLNEGSRIRMRFETQSRSLNQLQLVMIKGERKFQTLLPKLTSSSESLALTDIVAVHVAEYTIEEDDRYYIGVINVNPKSVIMTMTVNVTSKMYDLTKAKNVCSTLKGLCRLQLLFPNTHYVILTTPNNGDLDEWYIELSFVARVITYIAALGFIIIIIFLLLKFVQACDGENDLVATREISGTDPIIPVKPVQYTYGTNQEDDDSGSSTSSSEDLYDAKLCVICYDDQRNCFFVPCGHCATCYDCAQRIVEEDSKMCPICRRLIHKVRRLFNP, via the exons ATGTTCAGGGCAGTTCTTGCTCCTCCTATGAGGCACCGTCAGCGGTGGCAAGAGAGCTGGGCGCGCTTAATACCCCCTTTGACCTTATGGATATGTG TTACTGTGAGTCTAAGATATGGGTACTATGGGGATTGTCGCATGGTGCTTGGTCCCAGCGCTTCAAGGTTGATGAAAGCAAGTTCTGTATTCGTTAAGCAGGTTGAAGTAAGAGATGATGACAAGAAAGGGGTTCTTCTTTACGGGTTTTGTGAGAAGCCTGAATTGAGTTTTGAAACCAATTGGAGTGTTTCGAAAGTTTTGATTGTTGGATCTTACAGGCGCAAG GGATTTTCTTTGTGGTTGAACGAAGGCTCCAGGATCCGTATGAGATTTGAAACTCAGAGTAGAAGCCTAAATCAACTCCAACTGGTTATGATTAAGG GAGAACGGAAATTCCAAACATTGCTGCCGAAACTCACTAGTTCCTCAGAATCCCTTGCCCTCACCGACATAGTAGCCG TTCATGTTGCTGAATACACTATTGAAGAAGATGACAGGTACTACATTGGTGTCATTAATGTGAATCCCAAAAGCGTTATAATGACAATGACTGTAAATGTTACATCCAAAATGTATGATCTAACCAAAGCAAAGAATGTGTGCTCGACGTTAAAGGGATTGTGCCGGCTCCAACTCTTGTTTCCGAACACTCATTATGTCATATTGACAACACCAAACAAT GGGGATCTAGATGAATGGTACATTGAACTATCTTTTGTTGCTCGTGTCATAACCTACATAGCAGCTTTAG gatttatcataattattatttttctgctACTGAAGTTTGTTCAAGCATGTGATGGTGAGAATGACTTGGTAGCTACAAGAGAAATATCTGGGACTGACCCTATAATACCTGTGAAGCCAGTTCAATACACATATGGAACAAATCAAGAAGATGATGATTCAGGATCATCTACTAGCTCTTCAGAGGATTTGTATGATGCAAAATTATGTGTTATATGTTATGACGACCAGCGCAACTGTTTCTTTGTTCCATGTGGGCACTGTGCAACCTGCTACGACTGTGCTCAGAG GATCGTGGAGGAGGATAGTAAAATGTGTCCAATATGTCGCAGACTTATTCACAAAGTTAGAAGATTATTTAACCCATAG
- the LOC123202732 gene encoding E3 ubiquitin-protein ligase APD2-like isoform X2, whose product MFRAVLAPPMRHRQRWQESWARLIPPLTLWICVTVSLRYGYYGDCRMVLGPSASRLMKASSVFVKQVEVRDDDKKGVLLYGFCEKPELSFETNWSVSKVLIVGSYRRKGFSLWLNEGSRIRMRFETQSRSLNQLQLVMIKGERKFQTLLPKLTSSSESLALTDIVAVHVAEYTIEEDDRYYIGVINVNPKSVIMTMTVNVTSKMYDLTKAKNVCSTLKGLCRLQLLFPNTHYVILTTPNNFVQACDGENDLVATREISGTDPIIPVKPVQYTYGTNQEDDDSGSSTSSSEDLYDAKLCVICYDDQRNCFFVPCGHCATCYDCAQRIVEEDSKMCPICRRLIHKVRRLFNP is encoded by the exons ATGTTCAGGGCAGTTCTTGCTCCTCCTATGAGGCACCGTCAGCGGTGGCAAGAGAGCTGGGCGCGCTTAATACCCCCTTTGACCTTATGGATATGTG TTACTGTGAGTCTAAGATATGGGTACTATGGGGATTGTCGCATGGTGCTTGGTCCCAGCGCTTCAAGGTTGATGAAAGCAAGTTCTGTATTCGTTAAGCAGGTTGAAGTAAGAGATGATGACAAGAAAGGGGTTCTTCTTTACGGGTTTTGTGAGAAGCCTGAATTGAGTTTTGAAACCAATTGGAGTGTTTCGAAAGTTTTGATTGTTGGATCTTACAGGCGCAAG GGATTTTCTTTGTGGTTGAACGAAGGCTCCAGGATCCGTATGAGATTTGAAACTCAGAGTAGAAGCCTAAATCAACTCCAACTGGTTATGATTAAGG GAGAACGGAAATTCCAAACATTGCTGCCGAAACTCACTAGTTCCTCAGAATCCCTTGCCCTCACCGACATAGTAGCCG TTCATGTTGCTGAATACACTATTGAAGAAGATGACAGGTACTACATTGGTGTCATTAATGTGAATCCCAAAAGCGTTATAATGACAATGACTGTAAATGTTACATCCAAAATGTATGATCTAACCAAAGCAAAGAATGTGTGCTCGACGTTAAAGGGATTGTGCCGGCTCCAACTCTTGTTTCCGAACACTCATTATGTCATATTGACAACACCAAACAAT TTTGTTCAAGCATGTGATGGTGAGAATGACTTGGTAGCTACAAGAGAAATATCTGGGACTGACCCTATAATACCTGTGAAGCCAGTTCAATACACATATGGAACAAATCAAGAAGATGATGATTCAGGATCATCTACTAGCTCTTCAGAGGATTTGTATGATGCAAAATTATGTGTTATATGTTATGACGACCAGCGCAACTGTTTCTTTGTTCCATGTGGGCACTGTGCAACCTGCTACGACTGTGCTCAGAG GATCGTGGAGGAGGATAGTAAAATGTGTCCAATATGTCGCAGACTTATTCACAAAGTTAGAAGATTATTTAACCCATAG
- the LOC123202732 gene encoding E3 ubiquitin-protein ligase APD1-like isoform X3 — translation MVLGPSASRLMKASSVFVKQVEVRDDDKKGVLLYGFCEKPELSFETNWSVSKVLIVGSYRRKGFSLWLNEGSRIRMRFETQSRSLNQLQLVMIKGERKFQTLLPKLTSSSESLALTDIVAVHVAEYTIEEDDRYYIGVINVNPKSVIMTMTVNVTSKMYDLTKAKNVCSTLKGLCRLQLLFPNTHYVILTTPNNGDLDEWYIELSFVARVITYIAALGFIIIIIFLLLKFVQACDGENDLVATREISGTDPIIPVKPVQYTYGTNQEDDDSGSSTSSSEDLYDAKLCVICYDDQRNCFFVPCGHCATCYDCAQRIVEEDSKMCPICRRLIHKVRRLFNP, via the exons ATGGTGCTTGGTCCCAGCGCTTCAAGGTTGATGAAAGCAAGTTCTGTATTCGTTAAGCAGGTTGAAGTAAGAGATGATGACAAGAAAGGGGTTCTTCTTTACGGGTTTTGTGAGAAGCCTGAATTGAGTTTTGAAACCAATTGGAGTGTTTCGAAAGTTTTGATTGTTGGATCTTACAGGCGCAAG GGATTTTCTTTGTGGTTGAACGAAGGCTCCAGGATCCGTATGAGATTTGAAACTCAGAGTAGAAGCCTAAATCAACTCCAACTGGTTATGATTAAGG GAGAACGGAAATTCCAAACATTGCTGCCGAAACTCACTAGTTCCTCAGAATCCCTTGCCCTCACCGACATAGTAGCCG TTCATGTTGCTGAATACACTATTGAAGAAGATGACAGGTACTACATTGGTGTCATTAATGTGAATCCCAAAAGCGTTATAATGACAATGACTGTAAATGTTACATCCAAAATGTATGATCTAACCAAAGCAAAGAATGTGTGCTCGACGTTAAAGGGATTGTGCCGGCTCCAACTCTTGTTTCCGAACACTCATTATGTCATATTGACAACACCAAACAAT GGGGATCTAGATGAATGGTACATTGAACTATCTTTTGTTGCTCGTGTCATAACCTACATAGCAGCTTTAG gatttatcataattattatttttctgctACTGAAGTTTGTTCAAGCATGTGATGGTGAGAATGACTTGGTAGCTACAAGAGAAATATCTGGGACTGACCCTATAATACCTGTGAAGCCAGTTCAATACACATATGGAACAAATCAAGAAGATGATGATTCAGGATCATCTACTAGCTCTTCAGAGGATTTGTATGATGCAAAATTATGTGTTATATGTTATGACGACCAGCGCAACTGTTTCTTTGTTCCATGTGGGCACTGTGCAACCTGCTACGACTGTGCTCAGAG GATCGTGGAGGAGGATAGTAAAATGTGTCCAATATGTCGCAGACTTATTCACAAAGTTAGAAGATTATTTAACCCATAG
- the LOC123203087 gene encoding agamous-like MADS-box protein AGL104 isoform X1, whose amino-acid sequence MGRVKLQIRRIENTTTRQVTFSKRRNGLIKKAYELSVLCDVDVALIMFSPSGRVSLFSGNKSIEEILIRYVNLPEHERGRLHNQEFLQSALCKLRDEANQIYQEARFLIVLDFLFLPTQHLFLQLDIALAYFPAYEIRYQYNFKFRSFTKFSFLINETLNLLFCYFMQNTPMTVDSNIEEIQLEILKCRSQIQSMEKRLRMFESDPSEITTSNEIEYQAQILEETLKQVRLRKRQLLEEKLSPNTPSASHAHLPPETQDLNGVVAESPNNILQWLPERDPQVEILNVLDSNGLLPVSDQPEILPRPSNPFHVENVNTYEQIRPGGGSQEDSNPQRPEIGQGNALNLSAWTKFYPSGI is encoded by the exons ATGGGAAGAGTGAAGCTCCAGATCAGGAGGATTGAAAATACAACTACCAGGCAGGTCACTTTCTCAAAAAGGAGAAACGGTCTTATCAAGAAGGCTTATGAACTGTCTGTTCTCTGTGATGTTGATGTAGCTCTCATCATGTTCTCCCCATCTGGACGAGTCAGCCTCTTTTCTGGAAACAAAAG CATTGAGGAAATTTTAATACGGTATGTCAATCTTCCAGAGCATGAGCGAGGAAG ACTGCATAATCAAGAG TTTCTACAAAGTGCTCTTTGTAAGTTGAGGGATGAGGCAAATCAAATCTATCAAGAAGCCAGGTTTTTAATTGTTcttgatttcttatttttacCTACCCAGCACCTTTTTCTCCAGTTGGATATTGCACTTGCCTACTTTCCTGCTTATGAAATTAGatatcaatataatttcaaGTTCCGTTCATTTAcgaaattttcttttctaattaacGAGACCCTCAATCTTCTTTTTTGTTACTTTATGCAAAATACCCCAATGACGGTTGATTCTAACATCGAG GAAATTCAACTAGAAATTCTTAAGTGTAGGTCTCAGATACAGAGCATGGAGAAACGACTAAG gatGTTTGAAAGTGATCCGTCTGAAATAACAACCTCGAATGAAATAGAGTACCAAGCTCAAATCCTTGAGGAAACTTTAAAACAAGTCCGCCTGCGCAAG CGGCAACTTTTGGAAGAGAAGCTTTCTCCGAACACACCATCAGCTTCACAT GCACATCTTCCTCCAGAAACGCAAGATTTGAATGGTGTAGTTGCGGAAAGTCCAAATAACATTTTACAGTGGCTTCCAGAAAGAGACCCACAAGTTGAGATCCTAAATGTTTTGGATTCAAACGGCCTTCTTCCAGTGAG TGATCAACCTGAAATCTTGCCGCGGCCTTCAAATCCCTTTCATGTGGAAAACGTCAACACTTATGAGCAGATAAGGCCAGGAGGTGGGTCGCAGGAGGACAGTAATCCGCAACGTCCTGAGATTGGACAAGGGAATGCTTTGAACTTGTCCGCATGGACTAAATTTTATCCCTCAGGTATTTGA
- the LOC123203087 gene encoding agamous-like MADS-box protein AGL66 isoform X2, with translation MGRVKLQIRRIENTTTRQVTFSKRRNGLIKKAYELSVLCDVDVALIMFSPSGRVSLFSGNKSIEEILIRLHNQEFLQSALCKLRDEANQIYQEARFLIVLDFLFLPTQHLFLQLDIALAYFPAYEIRYQYNFKFRSFTKFSFLINETLNLLFCYFMQNTPMTVDSNIEEIQLEILKCRSQIQSMEKRLRMFESDPSEITTSNEIEYQAQILEETLKQVRLRKRQLLEEKLSPNTPSASHAHLPPETQDLNGVVAESPNNILQWLPERDPQVEILNVLDSNGLLPVSDQPEILPRPSNPFHVENVNTYEQIRPGGGSQEDSNPQRPEIGQGNALNLSAWTKFYPSGI, from the exons ATGGGAAGAGTGAAGCTCCAGATCAGGAGGATTGAAAATACAACTACCAGGCAGGTCACTTTCTCAAAAAGGAGAAACGGTCTTATCAAGAAGGCTTATGAACTGTCTGTTCTCTGTGATGTTGATGTAGCTCTCATCATGTTCTCCCCATCTGGACGAGTCAGCCTCTTTTCTGGAAACAAAAG CATTGAGGAAATTTTAATACG ACTGCATAATCAAGAG TTTCTACAAAGTGCTCTTTGTAAGTTGAGGGATGAGGCAAATCAAATCTATCAAGAAGCCAGGTTTTTAATTGTTcttgatttcttatttttacCTACCCAGCACCTTTTTCTCCAGTTGGATATTGCACTTGCCTACTTTCCTGCTTATGAAATTAGatatcaatataatttcaaGTTCCGTTCATTTAcgaaattttcttttctaattaacGAGACCCTCAATCTTCTTTTTTGTTACTTTATGCAAAATACCCCAATGACGGTTGATTCTAACATCGAG GAAATTCAACTAGAAATTCTTAAGTGTAGGTCTCAGATACAGAGCATGGAGAAACGACTAAG gatGTTTGAAAGTGATCCGTCTGAAATAACAACCTCGAATGAAATAGAGTACCAAGCTCAAATCCTTGAGGAAACTTTAAAACAAGTCCGCCTGCGCAAG CGGCAACTTTTGGAAGAGAAGCTTTCTCCGAACACACCATCAGCTTCACAT GCACATCTTCCTCCAGAAACGCAAGATTTGAATGGTGTAGTTGCGGAAAGTCCAAATAACATTTTACAGTGGCTTCCAGAAAGAGACCCACAAGTTGAGATCCTAAATGTTTTGGATTCAAACGGCCTTCTTCCAGTGAG TGATCAACCTGAAATCTTGCCGCGGCCTTCAAATCCCTTTCATGTGGAAAACGTCAACACTTATGAGCAGATAAGGCCAGGAGGTGGGTCGCAGGAGGACAGTAATCCGCAACGTCCTGAGATTGGACAAGGGAATGCTTTGAACTTGTCCGCATGGACTAAATTTTATCCCTCAGGTATTTGA
- the LOC123203087 gene encoding agamous-like MADS-box protein AGL104 isoform X4, with the protein MGRVKLQIRRIENTTTRQVTFSKRRNGLIKKAYELSVLCDVDVALIMFSPSGRVSLFSGNKSIEEILIRYVNLPEHERGRLHNQEFLQSALCKLRDEANQIYQEARLSFGCYGEPLPMAELQEIQLEILKCRSQIQSMEKRLRMFESDPSEITTSNEIEYQAQILEETLKQVRLRKRQLLEEKLSPNTPSASHAHLPPETQDLNGVVAESPNNILQWLPERDPQVEILNVLDSNGLLPVSDQPEILPRPSNPFHVENVNTYEQIRPGGGSQEDSNPQRPEIGQGNALNLSAWTKFYPSGI; encoded by the exons ATGGGAAGAGTGAAGCTCCAGATCAGGAGGATTGAAAATACAACTACCAGGCAGGTCACTTTCTCAAAAAGGAGAAACGGTCTTATCAAGAAGGCTTATGAACTGTCTGTTCTCTGTGATGTTGATGTAGCTCTCATCATGTTCTCCCCATCTGGACGAGTCAGCCTCTTTTCTGGAAACAAAAG CATTGAGGAAATTTTAATACGGTATGTCAATCTTCCAGAGCATGAGCGAGGAAG ACTGCATAATCAAGAG TTTCTACAAAGTGCTCTTTGTAAGTTGAGGGATGAGGCAAATCAAATCTATCAAGAAGCCAG GTTATCGTTTGGTTGTTATGGTGAACCACTTCCGATGGCTGAATTACAGGAAATTCAACTAGAAATTCTTAAGTGTAGGTCTCAGATACAGAGCATGGAGAAACGACTAAG gatGTTTGAAAGTGATCCGTCTGAAATAACAACCTCGAATGAAATAGAGTACCAAGCTCAAATCCTTGAGGAAACTTTAAAACAAGTCCGCCTGCGCAAG CGGCAACTTTTGGAAGAGAAGCTTTCTCCGAACACACCATCAGCTTCACAT GCACATCTTCCTCCAGAAACGCAAGATTTGAATGGTGTAGTTGCGGAAAGTCCAAATAACATTTTACAGTGGCTTCCAGAAAGAGACCCACAAGTTGAGATCCTAAATGTTTTGGATTCAAACGGCCTTCTTCCAGTGAG TGATCAACCTGAAATCTTGCCGCGGCCTTCAAATCCCTTTCATGTGGAAAACGTCAACACTTATGAGCAGATAAGGCCAGGAGGTGGGTCGCAGGAGGACAGTAATCCGCAACGTCCTGAGATTGGACAAGGGAATGCTTTGAACTTGTCCGCATGGACTAAATTTTATCCCTCAGGTATTTGA
- the LOC123203087 gene encoding agamous-like MADS-box protein AGL104 isoform X6 has translation MGRVKLQIRRIENTTTRQVTFSKRRNGLIKKAYELSVLCDVDVALIMFSPSGRVSLFSGNKSIEEILIRLHNQEFLQSALCKLRDEANQIYQEARLSFGCYGEPLPMAELQEIQLEILKCRSQIQSMEKRLRMFESDPSEITTSNEIEYQAQILEETLKQVRLRKRQLLEEKLSPNTPSASHAHLPPETQDLNGVVAESPNNILQWLPERDPQVEILNVLDSNGLLPVSDQPEILPRPSNPFHVENVNTYEQIRPGGGSQEDSNPQRPEIGQGNALNLSAWTKFYPSGI, from the exons ATGGGAAGAGTGAAGCTCCAGATCAGGAGGATTGAAAATACAACTACCAGGCAGGTCACTTTCTCAAAAAGGAGAAACGGTCTTATCAAGAAGGCTTATGAACTGTCTGTTCTCTGTGATGTTGATGTAGCTCTCATCATGTTCTCCCCATCTGGACGAGTCAGCCTCTTTTCTGGAAACAAAAG CATTGAGGAAATTTTAATACG ACTGCATAATCAAGAG TTTCTACAAAGTGCTCTTTGTAAGTTGAGGGATGAGGCAAATCAAATCTATCAAGAAGCCAG GTTATCGTTTGGTTGTTATGGTGAACCACTTCCGATGGCTGAATTACAGGAAATTCAACTAGAAATTCTTAAGTGTAGGTCTCAGATACAGAGCATGGAGAAACGACTAAG gatGTTTGAAAGTGATCCGTCTGAAATAACAACCTCGAATGAAATAGAGTACCAAGCTCAAATCCTTGAGGAAACTTTAAAACAAGTCCGCCTGCGCAAG CGGCAACTTTTGGAAGAGAAGCTTTCTCCGAACACACCATCAGCTTCACAT GCACATCTTCCTCCAGAAACGCAAGATTTGAATGGTGTAGTTGCGGAAAGTCCAAATAACATTTTACAGTGGCTTCCAGAAAGAGACCCACAAGTTGAGATCCTAAATGTTTTGGATTCAAACGGCCTTCTTCCAGTGAG TGATCAACCTGAAATCTTGCCGCGGCCTTCAAATCCCTTTCATGTGGAAAACGTCAACACTTATGAGCAGATAAGGCCAGGAGGTGGGTCGCAGGAGGACAGTAATCCGCAACGTCCTGAGATTGGACAAGGGAATGCTTTGAACTTGTCCGCATGGACTAAATTTTATCCCTCAGGTATTTGA
- the LOC123203087 gene encoding uncharacterized protein LOC123203087 isoform X3, giving the protein MFSPSGRVSLFSGNKSIEEILIRYVNLPEHERGRLHNQEFLQSALCKLRDEANQIYQEARFLIVLDFLFLPTQHLFLQLDIALAYFPAYEIRYQYNFKFRSFTKFSFLINETLNLLFCYFMQNTPMTVDSNIEEIQLEILKCRSQIQSMEKRLRMFESDPSEITTSNEIEYQAQILEETLKQVRLRKRQLLEEKLSPNTPSASHAHLPPETQDLNGVVAESPNNILQWLPERDPQVEILNVLDSNGLLPVSDQPEILPRPSNPFHVENVNTYEQIRPGGGSQEDSNPQRPEIGQGNALNLSAWTKFYPSGI; this is encoded by the exons ATGTTCTCCCCATCTGGACGAGTCAGCCTCTTTTCTGGAAACAAAAG CATTGAGGAAATTTTAATACGGTATGTCAATCTTCCAGAGCATGAGCGAGGAAG ACTGCATAATCAAGAG TTTCTACAAAGTGCTCTTTGTAAGTTGAGGGATGAGGCAAATCAAATCTATCAAGAAGCCAGGTTTTTAATTGTTcttgatttcttatttttacCTACCCAGCACCTTTTTCTCCAGTTGGATATTGCACTTGCCTACTTTCCTGCTTATGAAATTAGatatcaatataatttcaaGTTCCGTTCATTTAcgaaattttcttttctaattaacGAGACCCTCAATCTTCTTTTTTGTTACTTTATGCAAAATACCCCAATGACGGTTGATTCTAACATCGAG GAAATTCAACTAGAAATTCTTAAGTGTAGGTCTCAGATACAGAGCATGGAGAAACGACTAAG gatGTTTGAAAGTGATCCGTCTGAAATAACAACCTCGAATGAAATAGAGTACCAAGCTCAAATCCTTGAGGAAACTTTAAAACAAGTCCGCCTGCGCAAG CGGCAACTTTTGGAAGAGAAGCTTTCTCCGAACACACCATCAGCTTCACAT GCACATCTTCCTCCAGAAACGCAAGATTTGAATGGTGTAGTTGCGGAAAGTCCAAATAACATTTTACAGTGGCTTCCAGAAAGAGACCCACAAGTTGAGATCCTAAATGTTTTGGATTCAAACGGCCTTCTTCCAGTGAG TGATCAACCTGAAATCTTGCCGCGGCCTTCAAATCCCTTTCATGTGGAAAACGTCAACACTTATGAGCAGATAAGGCCAGGAGGTGGGTCGCAGGAGGACAGTAATCCGCAACGTCCTGAGATTGGACAAGGGAATGCTTTGAACTTGTCCGCATGGACTAAATTTTATCCCTCAGGTATTTGA
- the LOC123203087 gene encoding uncharacterized protein LOC123203087 isoform X5: protein MFSPSGRVSLFSGNKSIEEILIRLHNQEFLQSALCKLRDEANQIYQEARFLIVLDFLFLPTQHLFLQLDIALAYFPAYEIRYQYNFKFRSFTKFSFLINETLNLLFCYFMQNTPMTVDSNIEEIQLEILKCRSQIQSMEKRLRMFESDPSEITTSNEIEYQAQILEETLKQVRLRKRQLLEEKLSPNTPSASHAHLPPETQDLNGVVAESPNNILQWLPERDPQVEILNVLDSNGLLPVSDQPEILPRPSNPFHVENVNTYEQIRPGGGSQEDSNPQRPEIGQGNALNLSAWTKFYPSGI from the exons ATGTTCTCCCCATCTGGACGAGTCAGCCTCTTTTCTGGAAACAAAAG CATTGAGGAAATTTTAATACG ACTGCATAATCAAGAG TTTCTACAAAGTGCTCTTTGTAAGTTGAGGGATGAGGCAAATCAAATCTATCAAGAAGCCAGGTTTTTAATTGTTcttgatttcttatttttacCTACCCAGCACCTTTTTCTCCAGTTGGATATTGCACTTGCCTACTTTCCTGCTTATGAAATTAGatatcaatataatttcaaGTTCCGTTCATTTAcgaaattttcttttctaattaacGAGACCCTCAATCTTCTTTTTTGTTACTTTATGCAAAATACCCCAATGACGGTTGATTCTAACATCGAG GAAATTCAACTAGAAATTCTTAAGTGTAGGTCTCAGATACAGAGCATGGAGAAACGACTAAG gatGTTTGAAAGTGATCCGTCTGAAATAACAACCTCGAATGAAATAGAGTACCAAGCTCAAATCCTTGAGGAAACTTTAAAACAAGTCCGCCTGCGCAAG CGGCAACTTTTGGAAGAGAAGCTTTCTCCGAACACACCATCAGCTTCACAT GCACATCTTCCTCCAGAAACGCAAGATTTGAATGGTGTAGTTGCGGAAAGTCCAAATAACATTTTACAGTGGCTTCCAGAAAGAGACCCACAAGTTGAGATCCTAAATGTTTTGGATTCAAACGGCCTTCTTCCAGTGAG TGATCAACCTGAAATCTTGCCGCGGCCTTCAAATCCCTTTCATGTGGAAAACGTCAACACTTATGAGCAGATAAGGCCAGGAGGTGGGTCGCAGGAGGACAGTAATCCGCAACGTCCTGAGATTGGACAAGGGAATGCTTTGAACTTGTCCGCATGGACTAAATTTTATCCCTCAGGTATTTGA